The Phycisphaeraceae bacterium genome window below encodes:
- the rfaE2 gene encoding D-glycero-beta-D-manno-heptose 1-phosphate adenylyltransferase: MPPAKHRPTRRSTTVPTVAGSEGLIRFLDHWKPRKIVVAGDFMLDHYIYGNADRLSPDAPVPVLSVIRQEHKPGGAANVCLDLRALRCEVACVGVIGIDPAGAQLREGLRAAGCNVAAILGVRDRPTTVKQNYVGLAQHRHPQKMFRVDTEERSVIAPAAAKQLLTRAKAALRGADALYLEDYNKGTLSSEVCRSLIDMARKLRVPVFVDPAAISDYSKYAGATCITPNRTEAALATGGSLTEDRRTLERTARKLLDALRLESVVLTLDKQGALLLERGCPPLMVPTVARQVYDVTGAGDMVLAMLGAARVNGADWHTAVKLANTAAGLEVEKFGVVPIELDEVIISLLRQQHEESGKLRTLDVLLPEINAYRKQGRRIVFTNGCFDILHAGHISYLREARRQGDLLIVGLNSDASIRRIKGQGRPVNHETDRAMVLSELASVDYIVLFSEDTPIKIIGALKPDVLVKGADYKRSEVVGGDLVERHGGKVVLVNLVAGRSTTNIIRKLTND, encoded by the coding sequence ATGCCGCCCGCCAAACACCGCCCAACCCGCCGCAGCACGACCGTCCCCACCGTTGCCGGATCCGAGGGTCTCATTCGTTTTCTTGACCACTGGAAACCACGGAAGATCGTCGTTGCCGGCGATTTCATGCTCGATCACTACATATACGGCAACGCTGACCGCCTCAGCCCCGATGCGCCGGTGCCGGTGCTCTCGGTGATCCGGCAGGAGCACAAGCCCGGAGGTGCAGCCAACGTCTGCCTCGATCTCCGCGCTCTGCGCTGCGAGGTCGCCTGTGTCGGCGTCATCGGCATCGACCCCGCGGGTGCCCAGTTGCGCGAAGGGCTTCGTGCTGCAGGTTGCAATGTCGCGGCGATCCTCGGCGTCCGCGACCGGCCGACCACGGTGAAGCAGAATTACGTCGGCCTGGCGCAGCATCGTCACCCGCAGAAAATGTTCCGCGTCGATACCGAGGAACGATCCGTCATCGCACCCGCTGCGGCGAAGCAACTCCTCACCCGCGCTAAAGCGGCACTCCGCGGAGCCGATGCGCTTTATCTGGAGGACTACAACAAGGGCACGTTGTCCAGCGAGGTCTGCCGTTCACTCATCGACATGGCGCGAAAGCTCAGAGTGCCGGTTTTTGTCGATCCGGCGGCGATTTCGGACTACTCCAAATATGCCGGCGCGACCTGCATCACTCCGAATCGCACTGAAGCGGCGCTGGCCACCGGCGGGTCACTCACGGAGGATCGCAGAACGCTGGAACGCACCGCGCGAAAACTGCTCGACGCGCTGCGGCTCGAAAGCGTCGTACTCACGCTCGACAAACAGGGCGCGTTGCTGCTGGAGCGCGGCTGCCCGCCCCTCATGGTGCCAACCGTTGCGCGACAGGTTTATGACGTGACCGGCGCAGGTGACATGGTGCTGGCGATGCTCGGTGCTGCACGGGTCAACGGCGCGGACTGGCACACTGCGGTGAAGCTCGCCAACACAGCTGCGGGGCTCGAAGTCGAAAAGTTCGGCGTCGTTCCCATCGAGCTGGACGAGGTGATCATCAGCCTGCTGCGGCAGCAGCATGAGGAATCCGGCAAGCTGCGCACGCTCGACGTTCTGCTGCCGGAGATCAACGCCTACCGCAAACAGGGACGCCGAATCGTCTTTACCAACGGCTGCTTCGACATTCTCCATGCCGGCCACATCTCATATCTGCGTGAAGCAAGGCGACAGGGCGACCTGCTGATCGTCGGCCTCAACAGCGATGCATCCATCCGAAGGATCAAGGGTCAAGGCCGTCCGGTCAATCATGAGACTGATCGCGCCATGGTGCTCAGCGAGCTGGCGAGCGTTGACTACATCGTTCTTTTCAGCGAGGACACGCCGATCAAAATCATCGGCGCGTTGAAGCCCGATGTGCTGGTCAAGGGGGCCGACTACAAGCGAAGCGAGGTCGTCGGCGGCGATCTGGTCGAACGTCATGGCGGGAAAGTGGTGCTGGTCAACCTCGTCGCCGGTCGCAGCACCACGAACATCATTCGTAAACTGACCAACGACTGA
- the lpxK gene encoding tetraacyldisaccharide 4'-kinase, with the protein MNPQRLNAILSGEDRSIGASFVRAGCAVAEPFYRCGVGLRNAMFDRGWRTPAALGRPTISVGNITTGGTGKTPMVIEIVRRLHRLGVTPAILLRGYAMTDGLSDEAQLYRDAFDGAVTVEANPDRVAGAQAALKRNSNVQAFILDDAFQHRRVRRDLDLVLIDATRPFGFDRLLPRGLLREPDRNLKRATAVIVTRADQIAQPLEALDARIENLTGSRPIVHCAHRWTGFRDQGGGEHAPDHLARASVIGFCGIGNDAAFERSLRQHTRKVLQLFTYPDHHTYPNLTDMLTNQLRTLRPDAVVVTDKDWVKWQPRLAGGLPAVPIYRPMLQLDFLDGSDRLDKLLDRLLISA; encoded by the coding sequence GTGAATCCTCAACGACTCAACGCCATTCTCTCCGGTGAAGATCGTTCAATCGGCGCGAGCTTTGTTCGCGCCGGTTGTGCGGTCGCCGAGCCGTTCTATCGCTGCGGGGTCGGGCTGCGTAATGCGATGTTCGACCGCGGGTGGCGCACTCCAGCGGCCCTGGGACGCCCGACCATCAGCGTCGGCAACATCACGACCGGCGGCACGGGTAAAACGCCGATGGTCATCGAAATCGTCCGGAGGCTGCACCGGTTGGGTGTCACACCGGCGATTCTGCTGCGCGGCTATGCCATGACGGACGGCTTGAGCGACGAGGCCCAGCTCTACCGAGACGCCTTTGATGGTGCAGTGACGGTTGAGGCAAACCCCGACCGGGTCGCGGGTGCGCAGGCCGCATTAAAACGCAACTCGAATGTGCAGGCGTTCATCCTCGATGACGCATTTCAGCATCGCAGGGTTCGCCGCGATCTGGACCTGGTTCTCATTGATGCGACCCGGCCATTCGGCTTTGATCGGCTTCTTCCCCGCGGCCTGCTGCGCGAACCCGACCGAAACCTAAAACGGGCGACGGCGGTCATCGTCACCCGTGCGGATCAGATCGCACAGCCGCTTGAAGCACTCGACGCCCGGATTGAAAACCTCACCGGCAGCCGGCCGATTGTCCATTGCGCTCATCGCTGGACGGGATTCCGCGATCAGGGTGGCGGTGAACACGCTCCCGACCATCTGGCGCGGGCGTCCGTCATCGGCTTTTGCGGAATCGGGAATGATGCGGCCTTCGAGCGGTCACTCCGTCAGCACACGCGAAAAGTGCTCCAGCTATTCACGTATCCTGACCATCACACCTACCCGAACCTCACGGACATGCTCACGAATCAACTCCGCACCCTGCGCCCTGATGCGGTGGTCGTCACCGACAAGGACTGGGTGAAGTGGCAGCCTCGGCTGGCGGGTGGTCTGCCGGCTGTACCCATTTACCGGCCTATGCTCCAGCTTGACTTCCTCGACGGCAGTGACCGGTTGGATAAACTTCTTGACCGTCTGCTGATCTCCGCCTGA
- a CDS encoding Maf-like protein: MPARQPTIILASRSERRACLLRQAGYEFVQADPPYADPPQPESAGHPEAMTMELAERKARSLQDAGAFLDYPDGLILAADTVCVSADGRLLGQPSSREDAAAMIGSFIGQPHRVITGIALVSRNDVHPHVFADMAVVVMENITPREIELYLDTQQWRGKAGGYNLFDRLEAGWTIHVQGDPTTVVGLPMRKLKTFFDQRSIYPVVVPTDASAPFQA, from the coding sequence ATGCCGGCTCGACAACCCACGATCATCCTTGCAAGTCGTTCGGAGCGAAGGGCGTGTCTGCTGCGTCAGGCTGGGTACGAGTTTGTGCAGGCGGACCCGCCCTATGCCGACCCGCCCCAACCGGAATCCGCGGGCCACCCTGAAGCGATGACCATGGAACTGGCTGAGCGGAAAGCCCGGAGCCTTCAGGATGCGGGGGCGTTCCTCGACTACCCGGACGGCCTGATCCTCGCAGCGGATACGGTGTGCGTCAGCGCTGACGGCCGCCTGCTTGGCCAGCCGTCGTCGCGTGAGGATGCAGCCGCGATGATCGGCTCATTCATAGGTCAGCCGCATCGCGTGATAACCGGTATCGCGCTGGTGAGTCGAAACGACGTTCACCCGCATGTGTTTGCCGATATGGCCGTGGTTGTGATGGAAAACATCACTCCCCGCGAGATTGAACTCTACCTCGACACCCAACAATGGCGCGGTAAAGCGGGCGGATACAACCTTTTCGACCGGCTGGAAGCCGGCTGGACAATCCATGTGCAGGGTGATCCGACGACGGTCGTCGGCCTGCCGATGCGGAAGCTCAAGACGTTCTTTGATCAGCGTTCAATTTACCCCGTTGTCGTCCCAACAGACGCCTCCGCCCCCTTTCAAGCGTGA